From the genome of Thermus oshimai DSM 12092:
AGCGCTCGCCAGACTTTGGCCACCCTTCAAGGACAAAGGCCCATCCTGGCTGGGCAGTTGGCTGTCCAGCTAGGGCTTTCCGATCTGGGCCCCGTGGTTCTAGCGGCCCCACCGGAGCCACCTTCCCTGACGGCGCCCCTCGAGGACCTGGAGGTGGGCTTGGCTGACCGGATCCCTTCTCTCCTCCAGGCCCGGCAGGCGGTGGAATACGATGAACTCCAGGTGAAGCTTTACGACAACGATTACACGCCGGCGCTAACCCTGAGGACGGCCCAGCTGGCCTTGGAAAACGATCGGAAAGCACTGGATCTGGCCCAGAAAAACGCCCTCACCAGCCTACGGAACGCCTATGAGGCTGCCCGGGCAGCCTATGGAGCTATCGCCTTGGCCCAGGCGAGCCTCCAAAACGCCCAGAAAGTTCTGGAGCAGGACCAGGCCGCCTTCAGGGCGGGCACGGTCTCCGCTCTCCAGCTTCAAGCGGACCAGGTCTCGGTTATGACCGCGGCCTACGCCCTCCTTCAGGCTAAAAACAGCTACCTAAGAGCCCTGGTGGCCCTCTCCCTGGCAGCGGGGCAGGACCTTACTGGGCTTCTGCCCCAGTAGCGGAGGTGACGTATGGTGCGGCAGATCGCCCTTTTGCTCCTCGCCCTTCTCCTCGGGGCCCTCGCGGGCTGGAGCCTGGCCCCCAAGGAGAGTAGGGTGCAGGAAGCCCCCACCACCCCTGGTGCCGGTGCTCCTTCCGGCGCCTCGGGCCGCCAGGCCCGCCCGGGCCTGGGAACGGCGATGACGGTGGAGCTGGTCCAGGTGGAACGGGGCCCCCTTACAGCTGAGCGCCAGGCTCCTGGGGTGGTGGTGGCCACCACCAGCCGGGTCTCGGCGCAGGTGGGAGGGGTTGTGGCCCAGGTTCTCAAACCCGCAGGCAGCCAGGTGGTTCAGGGGGAGACGGTGGTTCTGCTGGATCGGACCCCCCTTGAGCTGGCCCTAGCCAGCGCCCGCGCCGCCTTGGCTCAGGCGGAGATCGCCTTGCAGAGCCAGACCCGGGCGATAGCCGAGGCCCGAGCCCGGTTGGAAAGCCAGCTTCGGGCAGCCCAGGCGGCCTACCGGGTGGCCCAAAGCACCTACGAGGCCACACGGCGCACCTTTGAGCTGGGAGGCGCCTCGAGGGTGGAGCTGGAAAACGCCCAGGCCACCTTGGCCCAGGCCCAGGCCAACTTGGAAGCTGCCCAGGCTGCCTTGGCCCAGAACGAGCGCGCAGGGAAGGAGACCTTGGCCCAGCTCCGCCTGCAGGTGGAAGCCGCCCGCGTCCAGGTGGCCCAAGCGGAGCGGAACCTGGGCTTGGCCGCCATCCGGGCCCCCTTCACCGGGGAGGTGACCGGTGTGAACGTGGCGCCGGGAGAGTACCTGGGGATGGGGGGAGTGGCCTTTACCCTTGCCGCACAGGAACGCCGAGTCCAATTCAGCCTGCCCCCTGCCGACGCGGCCAGCCTCTCCCCAGGGTCTGACCTGACCTTCGTGGCCGAAGGACAGACCTATACCCTTCGGGTGGAGCAGAACCCCAAGGCCCCTAGCGGGGGCCAAGTCACCCTTTTGGCCCGCTTTGCCCAGGGTGCACCTAACCTCCCCTTGGGGACCACAGGTATGGTCCGTTACCGCCTGACCTTGGCCCAGGGGCTCCTCCTGCCCGTGGTAGCCCTCAGCGTGGAGGGGAACACCGCCTACGTTTTCCAGGTGGAAGGAGAGGTGGTTCGGCGACGCCAGGTGACCGTCTTGGCGCAGTCCGGGGACCTGGCTGTGGTGGAAGGGCCGCTGGCCCCAGGGGATCGAGTGGTTTTGAACCCGCCGCCCGGCCTTCTAGACGGTAGCCGGGTGCGCACCACCTCGGGGCAGCCCGGATCCCAGCCCCGTAGGGGAGGTGACTAGGTGAAGGGTGTAAACCCTTTGGTGCGCTTCTCTGTGGAGCGCTATGTTCTGGCCCTAGGGCTTTTTGCAGCGGTCCTCCTCTTTGGGTACCTGGCCACGCGGAGCCTGGGGGTGGACCTTTTGCCCTCGGTGAACGTGCCTACGGTGGTGGTCAGCGTCCAGTACCCAGGGGCGAGCCCGGCCACGGTAGACCGGCAGGTGACCCAGCTCTTGGAGAATGCGCTTTCCCGCCTTGGGGGCATAGCCCAGCTGAGTTCTACCAGTAGCTTGGGCCAGAGCCGAGTGGTGGTCTCCTTCAGTCCCGGCACCGATCCAAGGCAGGCGGCCAGCCAGGTGGCGGCCCAAGTGGCGGCCCTAAGGGGTCTGCCGAGTGGGGTTAGCACCCCTACGGTTCAAACCTTTGATCCCAACGCCCAGCCCATTCTGGAGTTCGGCCTCTACGCCCCGGGCAAGCCTTTGGAAGAGGTCTACCGCTACGCGGAGGACCAGCTTCTGCCCCTTCTGGAGCAGGTGAGCGGGGTGGCTAACGTGGCCCTTACGGGGGGACCGGAAAAGGGGGTGGATATCTTCCTAGACCCGAGCCGGTTGGCCTTTTTCGGCCTTTCCGTCCAGCAGGTGAGCCAGGCTGTTGCGGGCGCTGCCCTCCAAAGCCCTATCGGTAGCCTTACCCGTTCGGGCACCACCTTAAGCTTGTCCACCCGCACGGTGCCCAAAAGCGCCGAAGATGTGGCGGCCATCCTGGTAGATCCCCAGCGGGGCATTCGGGTGGGAGATCTGGGCCAGGTCCAGGTACGGAACGAAGTGGAAAGCTACGTGCGCGTCAACGGCCAGCCCGCGGTACTGGTTTCCCTCCAGCAGGCTTCAGGGAGCAACGCGTTGGCGGTGGCCGATGGGGTTCGGCGGCTCCTTCAGGATCTGCGCCTGCCTGAGGGCTACCAGGTGGTTTTTTCCAACGACACCACCCTGGTTATCCGGGCCGCTGTGGAACGAACCTACAAGGAGCTCTTCCTCACTGCGGGGGTGGTGGCCGCCGTGGTCCTTCTTTTCCTGGGGCGGCTCAACACCGCCTTTACCGTGATCCTGGCCATCCCTATTTCCTTGGCTGCAGCTCCCATCCTGTATAGTCTTCTGGGCTTCACCTTCAACCTGGTCTCCCTTCTGGCTCTTATTGTGGCCATCGGCATCGTGGTGGACGACTCCATCGTGGTAGCGGAGAACGTGGAACGCTACCGGGCTCAGGGCCTGGGCCAGATGGAAGCCGTTCTGAAGGGAGCTAGCGAGGTCTTTTCTGCTGTGGCCGCTGCCTCTTTGAGCGTGCTTTCCGTGGTGATCCCGGTAAGCTTTGTGGAGGGCTTCGCTGGTCGTTATGTACAGCAGTTCGCCTTAGGGTTAGCCGCAGCGGTGGCCATGAGCTGGCTAGAGGCCCTTCTCTTCCTCACCGTGCGTATGGCCTACACCCCCGATGCACCCGCTAAGACCTGGGCCTCTGCCTGGCGGGAGTTTCTGGACCTAGGCCGTGCCCTGCGCTTTGGCCTTACCGCCTGGCGGAGAGGCCTAGGCCTCCTGGGGGGCCTGGCCCTTGCTCTTTTCCTTTTGCGCCAGGGGGGTATGTACCTGCCCCTTCTCCTCCTTTACCCCTTCCTCCTAGCCCTAGGGGAGTACCTGGTCCGTACCCTCCTGGCCTTCCTCGAGGCCCTCACCCTAATCCTGCACCTCCGCACCGAGGCCCTTTTGGAGAAAACCAGGGCGGCCTACGCTCAAAGCCTTCCCTGGGTCCTCCGCCACAACGGCTCGGTTCTCCTTTTCTCTCTGGCCCTTTTTCTAATCGTGGCCCTGGCGGTTTTTCCACGGATACCTTTTTCCTTCGTTCCTCGGTACGACACAGGATACCTTAGGGCGGGGCTTAGGCTTTCCAGCGAAGCCTCCTTGAACCGCACCAACGAACTGGTGGCCCGGCTGGAAAACTTTTTCCTCGCCCAACCGGAAGTGGAGACCGTGCAGCTTACCGTGAATCAAGGGCAGGCCAACCTGGTCCTGGGGCTCAAGCCCTTTGGGGAGCGCCCAGATGCCTTTACCCTCCTCGCCCGCTATCAGACCCAAGCCCGCGCCCTCTACGCGGAAACCCCCGAGGCCCGGGTGGTCTTCTTCGGTGGGGGAGGCCCGGGGGGCCCTGGGGGAGGGGGTAGCCTCAACGTGGCCCTGGCCTCCGCAGGTCAGGAGCTTCTCCAGGAACGGCTGGAGCAGGCGGTGGCCATCCTGCAAGACGACCCCTACCTCCTAGGGGTGGATATCCAGGGGCAGAACCGGTTGGAGCTCAACTTCATTCCCGATGCGGCTCGTTTAGCCGGTACCGGGCTTACCCCTAACCAAGTGGTCTCTACCCTGCAGGCCTTCCTCCAGGGCACGCAGGCGGGCCAGGTGGAGCTCGAGGGCCTCACCTACCCTATCCGCCTACGGGTGGACCCCACCTATGTAGGGGACGTCCAGGCCCTTCTCAGCCTGCCCCTTTATAGCCCCAGTTTAGGGACTAACCTGGCCATTGGCCAGCTGGGCCACCTGGTACCTGAGGAGGTCCCCAGCAGCATCCAGCGCCAGAACCGGCTCTATGTGGCTACGCTCTCCTTGAGCCCCGCGCCCTCCGCTCCCCCAGCGGCCGCCCTTTTGGCCCACGTGGAGGAGCGATTACGGGCGGCTGGGGTGTTGGACGAGCGGGTGGCCCTCACAGAGGCCGGGGCCTTTGGTCAAGCCCGGTTGGCCCGGGAGCTCTCGGGGCAGGGCCTTGGCCTCTTCGCCCTAGCCTTCTTCATGGCCTACCTGGTCATGGCCGCCCAGTTCAACACCTTCCGCTATCCCCTCTACCTGCTCCTGCCGGTGCCCCTCGCCCTGGCTGGGGCCCTCCTCCTCCTTTACTTGGCTGGGGCCAGCCTGGACATCTTCGGCATTTTAGGTTTCCTGCTCCTCATCGGTCTCTCGGCCAAAAACGCCATCCTCTATCTAGACTTTGTCCAGGATCGTTTGGGCCGGATGCCTTTGGAAGAGGCGTTGGTGGAGGCGGCTCGCCTGCGCTTCCGGCCCATCCTTATGACCACGCTGACCATCCTGGTCATCGGCCTGCCCCTCCTTTTAGGGCATGGGGCAGGGGCTGAGTTTGGGCGCAACCTCGGCCTGGTCATCCTAGGCGGGGTTTTTACCTCGGCTCTCCTTACCTTTTTCGTGGTGCCCGCCGCCTTTTATCGTTACGAGCGCGTCCGGGTCGGGGGGGAGGCCTTTAAGGCGGAAGCCACCTAGCTAAGGGGATTTTCACTGTTTCGGAACTCGGTCCACAAAAGCGTTGGTGTAGGTGCGCTTGAGGTCTATCCGGGCCCGCTGCACGTTGGGGTCAAAGGCGGAGAGGACGGTGAGGGGGCGCAAGGGGGCGGTGTCGCTGAAGCGGCCCGTGGGGGAGAAGGACTCCAGGGAGTTCCTGAGGACCTTGAGGTAAAGGGCCCGGTCCCCCAGGAAGTACTCCTCGGGGAGGACCGCGGCGATCTCCTCGGGGGTCTTCCCCTGCATCCAGCGGAGGCCCCGCACCATGGCGTTCACCAGGCGCTGGGCGGTGTCGGGGTTGCGGTCCAGCCAGGCCCGGGTGGTGTAGAGCACGGCCGCGGGGTACTCCCCGCCCAGGACCTCTCGGGTGCCCCGGGTGGAGCGGGTGTCCGCCAGGACCTTGATGAGGCCCCGCTCCTCCAGGAGGGTGATGGCGGGCTCCACGTTGGAGATGGCCTCCACCTGCCGGTTCTGCACCGCGGCCACCGCCTGGGCCCCCACGGAAACCCCCACCACGGCCACGTCCGTGGGCTTGAGCCCGTTCTTCACCAGGAGGTAGTTCAGGAAGAAGTGGGTGGAGCTCCCAGGGGCGGTGACCCCCACCCGCCGCCCCTTGAGGTCGGCCACGGAGCGGATCTGGTCCGCGAGGTCGCTCCGCACCCCCAGGACGATGGCCGGGTAGCGCCCCACCTGGACGAAGGCCACGATGTCCCGGCCCTGGGCTTGCATCTGGATGGTGTGGTCGTAGAAGCCCATGACCACCTCCACGCTGCCCCCGATGAGGGCCTGGAGGGCCCGGGAGCCCGCCTGGAGGTCCTGGATGACCACGTCCAGGCCCTCCTCCTTGAAGTAGCCCAGCCGCTCCACCACCGTGAGGGGGAGGTAGACCACCGCGGTCTTCCCCCCCACGCCCAGGACCACCCGCTTCTGGGCCAGCCCGAAGGCCAGTAGCACCGCCAAAAACACCAGGACTGCGCGCTTCACCTTTGCCCTCCTTCCCCCTGGGGGCGCCAGACGAGGAGCCTCCGCTCCAGGGCGCCCACCAGAGCGTCCAGCACCAGCACGAAGGCCATGAGCACCACCATCCCCGCGAAGACCCCGGTGGTGTCAAAGACCCCTTCCGCCTGGGCGATGAGGTAGCCCAGGCCCGCGGCGGAGCCCAGGTACTCCCCCACCACCGCCCCGATGACCGCGAAGCCGATGGAGGTCCTTAAGGAGCTGAAGATCCAGCTGGCCGCCGAGGGCAGGTAGACGTGGCGGAGGAGGTGGAAGCGGGTGGCCCCCAGGAGGCGGGCGTTCTGGAGCACCACCGGGCTCACCTCCTTCACCCCCTGGTAGGTGTTGAAGAAGGCCACGAAGAAGACCAGGGTCACCCCCAGGGCCACCTTGGAGAGGACCCCGAGGCCGAACCAGAGGGTGAAGATGGGGGCCAGGACCACCCGGGGGATGGCGTTCAAGGCCTTCACGTAGGGGTCCAGCACCGCGGCCACCCCGGGGGCCAGGGCCAGCCAGAGCCCGAAGACCACCCCCAGGAGGGTGCCGATGGCGAAGGCCAGGAGCATCTCCAGGGTGGTCACGTAGAGGTGGGGGTAGACCTCCCCCGTGCTGAACCAGCGGTGGACGCGGGCGGCGATGGCCGAGGGCTGGGAGAAGAAGAAGGGGTCCAGGCGGCCGGTCCTCGAGGCCCACTCCCAGAGGGCGAGGAGGGCCAGGAGGAGGCCCGCCTGCCAGGCCCTGACCCTAAGCCCCCGCATGGGCCCGCATCACCTCCCCCCTCAGGAGGTCCCAGATCTCCCGGTGGAGCCTCAGGAACTCGGGCGTGAGCCGGATCTCCGCCACGTCCCGGGGCCGGGGCAGGGGGATGGGGAAGTCCCCGATGGGCCTCGAGGCCGGCCCCGCGGCGAGGACCACCACCCGGTCGGAGAGGGCGATGGCCTCCTCCAGGTCGTGGGTCACGAAGAGCACGGTCTTGCGGTCCTCCTGCCAGAGCCTGAGGAGCTCGTTTTCCATGAGCTGCCGGGT
Proteins encoded in this window:
- a CDS encoding TolC family protein; translation: MTLADALRQALETGPGLQAAQVALQNAELQLRAREADPTTLILDLTRARQAYALAQANLAYARLQVLQGVVNTYLALYENQENLKLQEAQVALAERNLQVAKARQAVGNATPLDVARAQASLDSARQTLATLQGQRPILAGQLAVQLGLSDLGPVVLAAPPEPPSLTAPLEDLEVGLADRIPSLLQARQAVEYDELQVKLYDNDYTPALTLRTAQLALENDRKALDLAQKNALTSLRNAYEAARAAYGAIALAQASLQNAQKVLEQDQAAFRAGTVSALQLQADQVSVMTAAYALLQAKNSYLRALVALSLAAGQDLTGLLPQ
- a CDS encoding efflux RND transporter periplasmic adaptor subunit; its protein translation is MVRQIALLLLALLLGALAGWSLAPKESRVQEAPTTPGAGAPSGASGRQARPGLGTAMTVELVQVERGPLTAERQAPGVVVATTSRVSAQVGGVVAQVLKPAGSQVVQGETVVLLDRTPLELALASARAALAQAEIALQSQTRAIAEARARLESQLRAAQAAYRVAQSTYEATRRTFELGGASRVELENAQATLAQAQANLEAAQAALAQNERAGKETLAQLRLQVEAARVQVAQAERNLGLAAIRAPFTGEVTGVNVAPGEYLGMGGVAFTLAAQERRVQFSLPPADAASLSPGSDLTFVAEGQTYTLRVEQNPKAPSGGQVTLLARFAQGAPNLPLGTTGMVRYRLTLAQGLLLPVVALSVEGNTAYVFQVEGEVVRRRQVTVLAQSGDLAVVEGPLAPGDRVVLNPPPGLLDGSRVRTTSGQPGSQPRRGGD
- a CDS encoding efflux RND transporter permease subunit; the protein is MKGVNPLVRFSVERYVLALGLFAAVLLFGYLATRSLGVDLLPSVNVPTVVVSVQYPGASPATVDRQVTQLLENALSRLGGIAQLSSTSSLGQSRVVVSFSPGTDPRQAASQVAAQVAALRGLPSGVSTPTVQTFDPNAQPILEFGLYAPGKPLEEVYRYAEDQLLPLLEQVSGVANVALTGGPEKGVDIFLDPSRLAFFGLSVQQVSQAVAGAALQSPIGSLTRSGTTLSLSTRTVPKSAEDVAAILVDPQRGIRVGDLGQVQVRNEVESYVRVNGQPAVLVSLQQASGSNALAVADGVRRLLQDLRLPEGYQVVFSNDTTLVIRAAVERTYKELFLTAGVVAAVVLLFLGRLNTAFTVILAIPISLAAAPILYSLLGFTFNLVSLLALIVAIGIVVDDSIVVAENVERYRAQGLGQMEAVLKGASEVFSAVAAASLSVLSVVIPVSFVEGFAGRYVQQFALGLAAAVAMSWLEALLFLTVRMAYTPDAPAKTWASAWREFLDLGRALRFGLTAWRRGLGLLGGLALALFLLRQGGMYLPLLLLYPFLLALGEYLVRTLLAFLEALTLILHLRTEALLEKTRAAYAQSLPWVLRHNGSVLLFSLALFLIVALAVFPRIPFSFVPRYDTGYLRAGLRLSSEASLNRTNELVARLENFFLAQPEVETVQLTVNQGQANLVLGLKPFGERPDAFTLLARYQTQARALYAETPEARVVFFGGGGPGGPGGGGSLNVALASAGQELLQERLEQAVAILQDDPYLLGVDIQGQNRLELNFIPDAARLAGTGLTPNQVVSTLQAFLQGTQAGQVELEGLTYPIRLRVDPTYVGDVQALLSLPLYSPSLGTNLAIGQLGHLVPEEVPSSIQRQNRLYVATLSLSPAPSAPPAAALLAHVEERLRAAGVLDERVALTEAGAFGQARLARELSGQGLGLFALAFFMAYLVMAAQFNTFRYPLYLLLPVPLALAGALLLLYLAGASLDIFGILGFLLLIGLSAKNAILYLDFVQDRLGRMPLEEALVEAARLRFRPILMTTLTILVIGLPLLLGHGAGAEFGRNLGLVILGGVFTSALLTFFVVPAAFYRYERVRVGGEAFKAEAT
- a CDS encoding ABC transporter substrate-binding protein, giving the protein MKRAVLVFLAVLLAFGLAQKRVVLGVGGKTAVVYLPLTVVERLGYFKEEGLDVVIQDLQAGSRALQALIGGSVEVVMGFYDHTIQMQAQGRDIVAFVQVGRYPAIVLGVRSDLADQIRSVADLKGRRVGVTAPGSSTHFFLNYLLVKNGLKPTDVAVVGVSVGAQAVAAVQNRQVEAISNVEPAITLLEERGLIKVLADTRSTRGTREVLGGEYPAAVLYTTRAWLDRNPDTAQRLVNAMVRGLRWMQGKTPEEIAAVLPEEYFLGDRALYLKVLRNSLESFSPTGRFSDTAPLRPLTVLSAFDPNVQRARIDLKRTYTNAFVDRVPKQ
- a CDS encoding ABC transporter permease, translating into MRGLRVRAWQAGLLLALLALWEWASRTGRLDPFFFSQPSAIAARVHRWFSTGEVYPHLYVTTLEMLLAFAIGTLLGVVFGLWLALAPGVAAVLDPYVKALNAIPRVVLAPIFTLWFGLGVLSKVALGVTLVFFVAFFNTYQGVKEVSPVVLQNARLLGATRFHLLRHVYLPSAASWIFSSLRTSIGFAVIGAVVGEYLGSAAGLGYLIAQAEGVFDTTGVFAGMVVLMAFVLVLDALVGALERRLLVWRPQGEGGQR